One region of Turicibacter bilis genomic DNA includes:
- a CDS encoding GNAT family N-acetyltransferase: MIIRDAVYDDIDNIAELYISNWKETYKGLLSEDYLNGLTKDYAVEKWSKYLKNENQIFVAYEENEFLGFVASKKDDEEENYWYLDSLHITKNSRGKGIGTKLIYRVGQYALKHGYECMSICIVEGNDNAKRIYEKLGAVHYKYFIDDFGGVKSNSEKLIWKNLSIFA, from the coding sequence ATGATTATAAGAGATGCAGTATATGATGATATAGATAATATAGCGGAATTATATATTTCAAATTGGAAGGAAACTTATAAAGGATTACTATCTGAAGATTATTTAAATGGTTTAACTAAAGATTATGCAGTAGAAAAGTGGAGTAAATATCTAAAAAATGAAAATCAAATTTTTGTTGCGTATGAAGAAAATGAATTTTTAGGTTTTGTAGCATCTAAAAAGGATGATGAGGAAGAAAATTATTGGTATTTAGATTCTTTACATATAACAAAAAATTCAAGAGGAAAAGGAATAGGAACGAAATTAATCTATAGAGTAGGGCAGTATGCTTTAAAACATGGATATGAATGCATGAGTATTTGTATTGTTGAAGGAAATGATAATGCTAAAAGGATATATGAAAAACTTGGTGCAGTTCATTATAAATATTTTATTGATGATTTTGGAGGAGTAAAATCAAATTCAGAAAAACTTATATGGAAAAACTTAAGTATTTTTGCTTAA